In Sebaldella sp. S0638, the following proteins share a genomic window:
- a CDS encoding lysophospholipid acyltransferase family protein, with protein sequence MNKIIGILLSGFIKILIKTTKYKVIKSKEAIKHKQAIIIIWHRKIIPTMLSTDFIEKKASLISSSKDGDILDEVLKRFNNLGIRGSSSKDSVKSVKQILKFIKEGFSIGIAVDGPKGPIYKPKSGAVYIAMKTGLPIIPIGGYTDKKWIFKKSWDKFELPKFFSKSCYYVGDPIYFSKDFNIDLGILLIKEKLHRADRIAKKFYYANQESC encoded by the coding sequence TGATAAAAACCACTAAATACAAAGTTATAAAGTCAAAAGAGGCTATAAAGCATAAACAAGCAATAATAATTATTTGGCATAGAAAAATAATTCCTACAATGCTGTCTACAGACTTTATAGAAAAAAAAGCATCCTTGATAAGTTCATCAAAAGACGGAGATATATTGGATGAAGTTCTGAAAAGATTCAATAATTTGGGAATAAGAGGTTCCTCGAGTAAGGATAGTGTAAAAAGTGTAAAACAGATATTAAAATTCATAAAAGAAGGTTTTTCTATAGGAATAGCAGTAGACGGTCCTAAAGGACCGATATATAAACCAAAATCAGGAGCAGTTTATATAGCAATGAAAACAGGACTTCCTATTATACCTATTGGAGGCTATACAGATAAGAAATGGATATTTAAAAAGTCTTGGGATAAATTTGAACTACCTAAGTTTTTTTCTAAGAGCTGTTATTATGTAGGAGATCCAATTTATTTTTCTAAAGATTTCAATATAGATTTAGGTATTTTATTAATAAAGGAAAAACTTCATAGAGCGGATAGAATTGCGAAAAAATTTTATTATGCTAATCAAGAGAGCTGTTAA